ACGCGACTGCGTCGATTTCACTTTGCTCCGTAGCTCGCAGAATGGTGAACTGCGTCGACGCGTAGAGTCTGCGGGCCCGCTCGGCAGCGAATTTGTAGTCGGTGCGTCGTCCCAGTAACGTTAGCGTCTCGACGACGACATGGCAGCTGGTCACGAGCATTGTTTCGCTTGAAAGAAGTTCTGCCCAACATTCGCGAGCGGCAGCGAAATGTTGATCACGCTCCACGTACCGGGCCAACAAAGCACTTGTATCGATGAAGATCATTCTGACTCGCCGTAGAGATAGTCATCGTGACGCTCTGACAAATCAGACGGCGCATCGCCTCGAAAGACATCCAAATCCGCAAAGAATGGATCTGATGCGCGGTTTCCTTGTCCTAGGGTTGCCACGACGCAGTGTCTAACAAATTCGTCAAGTGACAGTCCACGGTCCGTGGCTGCACTCTGCG
This sequence is a window from Lacipirellula parvula. Protein-coding genes within it:
- a CDS encoding type II toxin-antitoxin system VapC family toxin translates to MIFIDTSALLARYVERDQHFAAARECWAELLSSETMLVTSCHVVVETLTLLGRRTDYKFAAERARRLYASTQFTILRATEQSEIDAVAWFERMAGVKASFTDCISFSLMQRLGISDVFTFDDDFTHAGFRVIPNRKNL